The DNA region tccgttgaatgtagaaatattaaatatattttcacataaattcttttacggtaaagttgcaataatttaacaaaattaaaatcgggttgagaaaattatctaattggaaaattaattaattaattaattaaaattaatttatgatgtatattttggaaaatagaaaaacttgTATTAGGTTGGATTGGATTATAAAGTGCTGGGTTAAAAGTCTAGTAAGTACTTATAATTGGACCCGATACAGGAGAGGCACAAAAGCACCTCTTGTTAATACATGGGACGATAAACCTTAatatatttaactagggttgccTCCGCTCTCTTTCCTAGTTAGACTaagattttgtttttctattgaaatGTACTTCTACTAATTTAACAAGGGTTTCACTTCTTCTCCGTATAAATAAATGACACCAATAGGgctaaaaatacaattttgagatattattagtctaaaaatagtgagaattttgtTTTCTAAATATAGATTCTATTTTCCAGAATATTAATTCTACCGATTTCTATTATATAGAGAATTTTTCTTTCCCACTGAAAGcaaagtaaataatttatagttttgtatttgattcaaatttgttcgagcccacactcgaagtagttcatggtatgagaatagtggagaaggtcaTTCAATTGAAAGACGTGAATGATAACGATCCATTTAGCCGAAAAAACAAGTGCGATTTCGGGTAAAGTtcattgctataaatatcacaaattggcttggttttcaaatttttaattttccattgTACAAGAAAACTTTTTTCAAACctgatttttttccaaaattttccataatgAACATCCTCGGCCAGCTTGATTGTCGATAGTACCTTAGTTCCACCTTTCTTATCACGACTCACCGACACAAAAGATTGTCGTTGACGAATATCCAAGATACATATACAATCAACAAAAGGAACCGAAATAGCATTAATATTGTCAAGGAAATTCAAGCCAAACATGTAGTCGTAATCTTCTACATGAATTACCTTAAAGTCTTCCTTCCCTTTCCACTCGCCAATTTGTAGCTCCAATCATTGTGCTACTCCAATAGTTGGGACCTCTTTGGAATTAACCGTCTTGATCCTCTTAGTCGATTTGGTAACTGAGAGACCAAGTTTGCCCACAAATTTCTACGATATGAATGAATCAAATGCCTCCGTATTAGTAAGAACACTCCTTCTTTGGCTTAGGATGTTGATATCCACAAATATCAACCATTTTTGCTTGCGATCCCTCTTCACTTTAACAAAATTGAGTATCATTAATCAAAGCTTCAATAGCCTTTCCTTATCGGGCTCTTCTTTATCTTTTTGGTTGATCGTGGCGAAATCGAATCACTATGGATGATCTCACACCCTATGCGGACCACAATATAAGAAGCATTGTATCTCACTTTTCTTTTCGTTCAGatagtttttgggttttcttttccctttttgtaATTTCCCATTGCCACCATTATGTTGTTATATTCAACTTTTCTTTCGTCATCTCCCTCATCAATGCCCTTATCTTTGGGCTTGGAAGAGTCAAATTTGTCTTTCCACGAAATAAGCTTAATTAAAGACTCTGCCATGATCGTGGATCTTTCCAGTTCTTGGACCCCTTAACGTTCCAATTCTTATTTAACCCATAAATTCAACCTATCAACTTGTTTATCACTCAAATTTGTGATTTGGAGAATCAATTCATTAAACTCATTCACATACCCCTTAATTGTGCTATGTTGCGAAAATCGATGAAACTTAGACTAAGTCTCTTTCTTAGCATATTGTGGGTAAAACTGCACCTTGAACTCTTTTTGGAACTCTTCCCAAGTCCCAATTATGACCTAACTACGCCTCTGATTTGTGGACCTACGTCACCACCACAAAAGAGTGAAATCATTAAAAGATCTAGCAGCAGTATTTACCTTGGCATCGTCATCCTTAATTCTCATGGCATATAAGTATTGCTCCATCTCCCACAAGAAGTTTTCCACTTCCCTTGCGAAGCTTACCGCTTTCAACTTCTCTCATTTAGGGACATATATCTTGTGTTTTTGTGTTGTACCCAACACCTTTTTACCCACGATGGCTTGACACACAACAGCTTTCCTTCAAGCTCCTCTATTCTCATGCTCAAAGCCTTCATTATGGCCTTattttcctccttcaaagccatcatcatggcctCGAGTGCATCCTCCCTCACTATTAGCATATCCATAGTAGAATTAAGCACCCATTGCATCGCTTCCACATTGGAACCAAGAGACTCCCATTCAAATTCCCTGAGTTTCTCTTTGAGTCCAACTCTGCAATGCGTCCCTCGACTCCCTCGAGTGTTTCCCTCACATCCCTCATGAATTCCTTGAGATTGACCACTTGATTTCCCAAAGCCCCTAGCATATCCCTCGATCGGCTAGCTTTCTTTGTCCCCTCACAGATTTCCATTGGCTTAATTTGATTGTTTACTCCTTTTGTCATCTTAACTGGCACATTCAAATCTTAGCTTAGATATCAACTTTTATGAGGCTAGAACTTTAATCTTTCAATCTGTGTGGCCTTAGACAATTTCTTGGTTTCAAATCCGCCTAGGTCAACCTAACTTTCAAAAAGTGAAAATTCTCAAAGGAAATTCTCAAAggcaccaaaaataaaatgaaagcaactcaaagacaaaaaaagaaagaatagaaaagtCACAAGAAAGTAATAGCACGTCAAGTGTttaagtaaatgctctcaaaagtATTTGATTACTTTGAATGAGATAAAATGAGATGGTTACAAATGATTAGGAATGCCTTTATTCATAGTTAAACTCCTACAAATCCAACAATACAATTTACTTTACATCTACAGTTGAAATCGAAGTCAATCTATAATTGAGATTCTTAAGGGATTTACATGATCCCGCTAAGATTACAAGATCAAATCTTATAATATTAGTTTTCATATTTACCAAGGCAACCCAGACCTTAAGTGCTTCACTAGGCTACCAAGGCTTGGAGTAGATAGACTTCTCCACATGTTCCATGAATCAGGCAAGTTCAAGTTGGTCAAATGAGCTCTATTAATCAATTGACTTCCATGAGATTCTCTTTGTGCATTAGTCACTGATTTTGATCCGCGGCTCATGACACTAACACATTCCATGACCCTTTCCACCCAAAACTCGcaaaaaaccaaattttttgaGTTTCCTAAGAAAGCTTCGCTCGATTTTATCATAAGCTTTGGCTAGATCGAGTTATCTAAAGCTCATTTTTCTCCTAATTTTGTCTTTTTCAAATCAAAGCATTCTATTATATTGTCTTGGATTTGCCTTCTAGtgaagaaagtcgattgatcgAGGAGAATAATTCCATCCAACAAAGGCTTTAAGCAAGTTGTCATCAATCTAGGGATGATCCCCTAACTAAAGTTATAGTAAATTTTAACACCATACATGTTCAAAATTTGGATATGTTTAATAACTTTTGTTGCAATTACGGTTGGGAAATTCCCAAAAACCGAAAGCAGCTATATCTACTCAAATCTTGTGAATCAACAATTTATTGGTTCACAGAAGGTCCAAGTTTCCTCACATGCTCTCCTAACTCATCGCCAAATGCAATTGTTTGCCCAACAAAATGAAACTCTGTAGTGTAATCTTTAAAGTAATTGCCTGTAGGAAAAGGCAAGCAAGCAATTCCTGAACATCTCTAAGTTTGGCTTTTGTGGACGATTTCAGCAGCGAGTTAAATCATGATTTCAAACGAGTTGGAGTAGAGTTATATAAGTGAAGGTTGAAAGAGAGCAAGATGGGACAGAGGTAAACTCCAACAGATTTtccctcatttttcttttctttgtttttttttaaaaaaaaagattaaaaagaacaaaaaggacAAGGATATTGATCAAGCTTtctacattttattattattatcttaaaatttataagaatcatcaatgaaaatagcttaaaaaagaaaatgattttttttatattcattgaAATGGTTCAAATGAGATTCAAACCCCATAATAATCTATCTGGTAGCTTATTTTTATTTGGATACATATCCATCTATTTACAACCTTAATTAAATCCTCAAACATATTGAACAAAATATGAAGGAAACACAagtttttttcacttaaaaaaCACTAAATTGGTAATCAATCATAGCAAATAGAGACTTCACTTGATATCAAACAGTAGACTAATCTTTCCAATCTGGTTTCCTTACCACAAGAACAGGGCACTTAGCATTGTGAACACAGTGGTTACTGACACTTCCCAGAAAAGCCCTGTTTCCaacaatatttttacatttattcaGTCTGCAGTACAAGCCTTTATACAATTAAGATACTTGCACACTGTGGACTAACCTCTGTATTGCTCCTCGACCATGGCTTCCCAATATAAGCAACTCAATGTTGAGCTTTTCCACAGCTTCACATATTTTCTCTTTAGGGTCCCCAACTTCTGTCATAGTTTCTGCATCAACCTGCACCGGGGAAACTAAAACTTAATCCTCTTCTGACATCTAGTAGATTTGTCTGCTGTGTTTGGTCAATAACCCTTTAAattctgtatatatatatatatatagaaatcaGACAAATTAAGAatgattgaaagaaagaaattaaataattattataccCCACGATTGGCGCAGATGCCCTTGGCTTTCTCCAACAAAGCTAAAGCGAGCTTCTTCTGGTTTTCTTGCACGGTGTTGATCAAATCCACAGCTGTGGCTCATCACATATTAAGTATTTGTGATTAATATGCAGCTGATGGTTTGATTATCGAATAGATTAAAACtagaaaaaggaattaaaaacccaaacgcaaaagaagagaagagaaacaTACGAGGAGCACCGTAGGTGGAAGCAGAGAGGTAAGCAAAATTGGGCAAAGGCTGAGCGTTAAAGATGAAAAGCTGAGAAGCAGAGATGGTGTGACCGAGGTTTTCAAGAGCCCACTGGAGAGCCCAGTGGCTGCACTCGCTCTCATCTATTGCCACCATCACTTTCTTCTTCATCTTGTTTTCCTCCattttcctcttctctttttcaaGGCCTCAAGCTACACTCGAGAATGATCTtttaaataaatggtagaaaaGCCTTCTGTTTGCAGCTgtttttatactttatttttttggGTAAACTTCCCTCAAaacactaaattattaataaatttacatttggttactcaattttaaaaagttacaaaatagtcaatgaactatttaaaagttctC from Gossypium hirsutum isolate 1008001.06 chromosome A04, Gossypium_hirsutum_v2.1, whole genome shotgun sequence includes:
- the LOC107898464 gene encoding universal stress protein A-like protein is translated as MEENKMKKKVMVAIDESECSHWALQWALENLGHTISASQLFIFNAQPLPNFAYLSASTYGAPPVDLINTVQENQKKLALALLEKAKGICANRGVDAETMTEVGDPKEKICEAVEKLNIELLILGSHGRGAIQRAFLGSVSNHCVHNAKCPVLVVRKPDWKD